Sequence from the Helianthus annuus cultivar XRQ/B chromosome 13, HanXRQr2.0-SUNRISE, whole genome shotgun sequence genome:
atcagatcaaatgtgagtttGAGAGCAAAGGGGGTGGGGTTTATATAGTTTTTGCACAACCGTTAAGATcattcatcgtaaaacgagcttcgatctcatccgtacagatgtgcccatggttttgtgaaatcatgggagcccctagtttcattaaaaccatgtgcaaatgaggggaacagctggaacaagctggaatttagatttttcattttggtcccttcctaagataactatggcagaatgtcaattttggtccctgaatgtgcaaaacatggtttttgatgcatttttgacacgtttaagccccgttaatcccatttcaaggctctaaaatgaagttaaagtatagggaacatgaaacatgctcacaattatctcggatgtcggttcgtttggtcgtacggttgcgttgttcggttaattacgacgaaacacaaacgaatgcgaaaaacgatccaaattacgcgacgaatggaattttatcatgaaaatcactaaaataaaatattttaatgattacataaatttttggatgtacggatgtattcagaacgtaagatatgcgcgaatatgcaaacttgtgcactttttgacgcttttagtccctgaatgaccaaaaagtttattttagcacaccgaacccctaaaagcctatttctaagctatttaaaggatatctagggtatttttaacttatggtcatgttccggaatgtttgttactgtacaaatcggcatactttcgcagtttgtcgaaattaatccctataagcgaataaacttgatttcgccacaccaaaccctccaaaacttaattataagttatgtaaaggttatttaaggtatgttaagcctatttcactattccggagtgtttgttgcattaaactggttatatttgcacatcagtgcgcgtataaccttccagaaagcgatttaaagcttgaaatcaaacaagaattgatatgtgcaaaagatacacatatttatacaaatcccaagtatgaaatacaatatttcattggtttggtatttgtttgatggtcgcagaggcacaggtgtcacatttgGATTCGGTGGAATTAGGGAGGTTCTGGGGTAATGGAGATTTTTCGTATGATTGGGTTCCTTCGGGGGGTAGATCGGGAGGTTTGCTTTCTATCTGGGATCCGAAAATTTTCAGCATGGAAGCGGTTGTTAAGTCGTCTAACTGTTTACTTGTTTCGGGTAAGGTAAAAGGTAGTGGTGTTATGTGCTACGTGCTTAATGTGTATGCTCAGCATAATTTAGTAAATAAAAGGGTTTTGTGGGCGGAGATAGCCGGTCTGGTTGGGGAGGGAGAGGGGATGTGGACGGTGGCGGGGGACTTTAATTCTGTTCGGTGTGAAAGTGATAGGCGGAATTCTATTTATGTGGCGGCAGACGCTAATGAGTTTAATGGGTTCATTGATGATACGAATCTGCATGAGTATTCTTTGAAAGGTAGGCGATTTACTTTCGTTGCAGGTAATAAAATGAGTACAATTGATAGAATTTTGTTAACTAGAATTTTTTCATGGAATGGCCGAGCGCTGAGTATTTAGCATTGGAGAGGAATATGTCGGATCATAGTCCATTACTTCTGAAGACGGTGTCGAGGAATTTTGGTCCCAAACCGTTTAAATTCTATAATTCTTGGCTTAGACGTGATGAGTTTGGGGATATGGTGAAAAAAGAGATTGATGCAGGAGACTTTGTGGGCGAATTGGATACAAAATTATCAATGAAATTTAAATGGCTTCGTCATCATATTGTTTCATGGGCGGCCGAGTGTAAAGCTAAGGAATTGGAGGAAAAAAGAGTTTTGGAACAGGAGCTGTGTGATCTAGATAAAGCTATGGAGTTTCGCCAATTATCAGAGGATGAGGTATGGTCTTTGGAAGAGATTAAAAGGCGATTACGGGAACTTGAGGCTTTCTACCAAAGTGACTTGAAACAGAAAGCGAGAAGCAATTGGGCGTCGTATGGGGATGATAACACGAGGTATTTTCATGGTTATATAAACAAACGAAAGGCGGCTAATTATTTTCCGGGTCTAATGGTTAATGGGGCTTGGGAATCGAAGCCACATGTTATTAAACGGGAAGTTCTTAGGTTTTTTCGAGACAAATTTAAGGAGACTATGCGGTGTAGACCAAAGTTGGTGTGTTTCGGGTTGAAGAAGATTCAGGCGCAGGAAGCAATTAACCTCATTAAAGATTTTTCGGCTCAAGAGGTTAAGCGTGCAATTTTTTATTGTGGAGCAGATAAAGCGCCAGGCCAGAAGGTTTTAATTTCCGGTTCATTCGGACCTTTTGGGAGATTTTCGAGAAAGATTTCTTGGATGTAATGAACCATTTTCATTGTAGCGGTCGGTTTAGCACAGGAGTGGCATCCTCTTTCATCACGTTGATTCCGAAGGTGAGTGATCCGTCTGTTCTCAGGGATTTCCGTCCGATTAATCTTATAGGGTGTATTAGTAAAGTGGTTTCAAAAGCATTGGCGAATCGGTTAAAGGTGGTCATGGGTAAAGTTGTCTCGGAGCACCAGTCGGCGTTTTTAACGGGGAGCACCAGTCTGTGAAGACCTGGATGCGTGGACATCAGAGTTCGAATGAGAGCTTTGAGTTTTCATGGAGTAAATGGGTTCCAAACAAGTGCAACATATTCATGTGGCGCGCTTTTATTGATCGCCTTCCTACGAAGATGTCTCTTCTTCGAAGAAACATTCTAGTGGATAATCAAGCTTGTGTTTGGTGTGAGAGTAGTGATGAAACAGTCGAGCATATTCTTACAGGTTGTGGCATCTCTACGGGTGTGTGGAATGCGATTACTAGTTGGTGCAGGATACTGGGAAGCTTCATCTTTCACGTCAAAGATTTGGTGAATTTGCACGATTATAGTGGTGCGTCCGGGAACAGAAAGTTTGTTATACATGGGATTATCATAATCGCCTGTTGGAGGATGTGGAGAGCTAGGAATGAAAAAGTATTCTCGAATAAAGACCCTAATGTCGTGGAGATGGTTGTGGATATCAAGTCTTTGAGTTTTTTATGGTATAAACATAGGTTTAAACATGGGGTTGTGGATTGGGATagatggtgtatgtttgatttgATGTAAGTTCTTGTGACTTTGTGGTTTTCGGTTTGCTTTTCCCGCCTTGGTGAAAGCTTGCCTTGGTTTGGTGGTTCAATAAAagttgtttttcaaaaaaaaaaaaaaacctaagaGCGTCAACTTACCAGGTTAAATTACTAAATATGTGTAGAAACCGTTCGCACACATTAAAATAAACAATTTTATTTAATCAAAACAGTACAAGAAATAAGAAGAAAGTAGTAAATTATAAATACAGACTACAACTGAAATAAGCAAAACAATACAGAGAGAACAAAACATAAACTGTTTTGGCAGAGGATTGTGTTAAACACgtgtcccttaaaacaaattccgagtctatCAGGAGAACTCGTTTGTTTCTCGGGGTACAACAGCCAGAGCAGTTGCTACTGCTAGAGAAGACGCTAAAACCCGAGGGTATACCTTGCAATTGAACTTCAAAAAGAATAGGGAGAGTTGGAGAGTTTCTGTGTAAGAGGCAGTGTGTTCTGGTGTGTCTTCAACCAAGGTCTAACCCTGGTTTTTTACTAAAACCTGAATCGAAACAACTCCAAGATACAAAGGTAAAAAATTAAATGCCATTGAATGTCTTCAATGCATTTGTTCTGTTTTTAAACTCGAATCATAACTATTTGACTGCCAGTTTCAATATGCTGACTTGAAGACTGATTTGCTTCTACTATACACTGGAAACTGCTAAGAGGTCACACGCAAGTTGGCCAACGCGCCACGCAGTGGTCCTCACCACCTTTGTACTGGACCACGCACATCTAATCAAAAATACAAAGACAGCTCTCTAGCGTTGCAAGCATGAGTAGTACGCCTTCAAAGTTCCCATCGCCCACGAGCACGCACGTGCGAGTTAGGGTGAGCACCCTTCGCGAATCCACTAGTGTGAGGTGGTGCTTAGGGAACAATGAGGAAGGAAGGCTTCCATTTTTAAGCCACTCCGTTTTCTTTCCATCATCCTGTGTGGGACAAGTTCCACTTTCTCATTCATTTGCCTTCAGCTTTTTCTCAGTTTTCCTTAGTTAAGTTCCCAACTTTAAGCATCGATATCTTATTAATCTTAACTCGGATTTGGACGCGGTTTAGttagttgtaaagctcttacaacATAGATAACAAACCCATAAAATAGTACTTATATTAACCaaagtataatatatatatggatcggttcaaatgaaaaccatccccagttacgagaaccacgagaaccactcCCCACCAATCAGACTATGCCACATATGCACTATTATTTTATACCCTAaatggtattttggtcatttaccccaaatgtcaattCTAGCTCTCTGTCTGCATTTAATGTTACGAGACTAcatctctcatctctctctcttaAATTTTAAATCCCTCATCTCACCTCTCTTTCTCTTACAATCCTTCACCCCCTAATCTCTCTCAAAATCGTTCAACACCATCCTTTCCCTCATCTCTCTCTGTCTCATACCCAAATCAAGGAACCCAAAAGATGTTTGATCGGTGGTGAGGAGGTGGTTGGTCAGGGACGGTAgacggtggtgggaggtggtttCTCTCTTTTCCATTTCACAAATGTCTGATctctctcttgcttgctctgttttccCCAAACACCCACACCAAAAATCACCATAAAACCATCCCCTTTTCAG
This genomic interval carries:
- the LOC110891548 gene encoding uncharacterized protein LOC110891548 codes for the protein MRGHQSSNESFEFSWSKWVPNKCNIFMWRAFIDRLPTKMSLLRRNILVDNQACVWCESSDETVEHILTGCGISTGVWNAITSWCRILGSFIFHVKDLVNLHDYSGASGNRKFVIHGIIIIACWRMWRARNEKVFSNKDPNVVEMVVDIKSLSFLWYKHRFKHGVVDWDRWCMFDLM